CGCCATCTCAACAGCCCTCCGTGGCAAAAACGAAACTCAGCGACATCGTCGCCGGTTACGCATTGCACGGAAACCCCAGTTTTGAGACAAGGCCTAGTCCGTAGCGGCAGCGAGGGGGAGCGGACGTCGATTGCCGCTGAGCGTCAAACTCTCAACCGCGTGAGATTCGCAACTGAGAGCTTCATCTCAAACGGAAAGCCATGTCAACTCTCCCTCGCTGGCGCTACGGGCTAGTGTGGCGAGCTGCTTACATGCGTTCGACGATCATCGCCACGGCTTCGCCGCCGCCGAGGCAGATGGATGCGAGGCCAATTGCCTTGTCCTGCGCCGCCAACGCGTGCAAGAGCGTGACGAGCACGCGAGCGCCGCTCGCTCCGATCGGGTGGCCCAGCGCGATCGCGCCCCCATACGCGTTCGTCTTTTCGAGTGGCAATTGCAATGCGTTCATGCAGGCCAGGCATTGCGCGGCGAAGGCTTCGTTCAGTTCGATCAGGTCGACGTCGGCGATGGTAACGCCAGCTTTTCGCAAGACCTTCTCGATCGCCCCGACCGGCGCAAAGAACAACTCCTTGGGCGCGACCCCATGCGTGGCGGTGGCCAAGATGCGCGCCTTGATGGGCGAATTCACGCGGTGCGCAAGGTCTTCGGAGACAACCAGCAACGCCGCCGCTCCGTCGCTGATTTGCGAGGCGTTGCCGGCGGTGACCGTTCCGGCGGGATCAAACGCCGGCTTGAGCTTAGCCAGGCCTTCCAAGCTTGCGTCGCGCCGCGGGCCTTCGTCCAAGGTGACGACGGTCTCGCCGGATTTCGATTTGAGCGTTACTGAAACGACTTCCGCGTCGAACTGATGGGCGCTCATCGCAGCGGCTGCGCGACGGTGGCTTTCCAGTGCGAAGGCGTCCTGCGCTGCACGGGTGACGCCGTGCTCGTTGGCGATAAAGTCCGCGGCGGCGCCCATCGGCCAATTTTCGATGGCACAGCGCAGGCCGTCGTGGATCATCGAATCGACCAGCGTTTCGTCGCCATAGCGCCGCCCCTGGCGAAGGTTGAGCGACAAATGCGGCGCGCGGGACATGCTTTCCATCCCGCCAGCGAGAACGCAGCGCGCATCGCCGGCGCGAATCGCTTGATCCGCCAACATCACGGCCTTAAGTCCGGAGCCGCAAACCTTGTTCACGGTCAGCGCGGCGACCGTCGGCGGCAGGCCAGCACCGAGCGCCGCTTGCCGGGCCGGCGCTTGGCCAGCGCCCGCGGTGAGCACCTGGCCGAGAATTACTTCATCAATGACGTCCGGCGATACACCGGCGCGTTCGAGGCAAGCTCGCAACGCATGTGCGGCGAGCTGCGGCGCAGAGAGGGAGGCGAGCGATCCGCACAATTTGCCGATCGGCGTGCGCGCGGCGGCGATGATGTATGCGTGCGACATAGCATTCTCCTGGAGGCGGCATCCTCATTGCTATTGTATGCAGTTGCCACCTCAGCTACAGAAGAATGCTCGTATCAAAACGGTTTCACGAGTGTGAACGTCGTGATTTCCCCTTCGGTGCGATTGCGCGCGCCGAACTCGAACCAGTGGCGGAGGTGGTAGCCCAATTTCCACTTGGTGGAGAAATATTGGATCTCGGGACCGATGCCATAGGCTCGATCCTTCGGGTAGGCGCCGTTGCCTTCGTTTTCCGTCACTTGCCAGGAGCAGTAGCCAGAAACGCCGAAGGTGGCGCCTTGTTTCTGAAAGGATTTGCCGGCGCCCCACTCGAACGACAGGTCGTCACCGCGATGGAACCCGTCCGACACGCGGTCGGTGTGGAATTCGTAGCGCGAGAGCGCCGAAATGTGCCACGACTTCGCTTCGTCGAAGTAATACGTTCCGGCCAGGCCCGGATAGAGCGTCCAGTAGTCGCGACCCGGCAGGGCAGGTTGATTCGAGTTGTACGGGGCCGTCGGGGCAAAAAGGCCGAAGACGAAGCCGAAGTCGAATTGCTTTTCGTGCCATTCGATCACGAATGGCTCGACGTTCATATCGGCCAGCGTCATCGCGGTGTCTTTGATGCCGTATGCTGTGACTTCGGAGTCGATCCAGACGATCGGCACGACGAAGTTCCAGGCGAAATCAGCGCCGAGGATCTTCTTGTCAGTCACCGTGACGATGCGGTGCGCGTTGACGTACGTATCGAGCGTGAAGCCGACGGGCTGAGCGTTGCCGAAGTCATCGGTCGTCACTGGCGCGTGATAAAACCGGTGGTACATCAGCCAGTAGTGCCCCTTGGGAGGCACCGTACCCGCCAGGATGCCGGACGTGGCGTTCGGATACGCGCCGCCGATGTTGCCGACGGATGCTTGAGCGTTCGCCGTGGTGGGCCACCAACATGCGATCACAAGAGCGAAGCAGATAGCGAAAAGGCACGTGCCACGGCCGCCGTGCCGCGATGCGTTAAACTCAAGTTGCGATGCTTGGCGGCAGTCGTTTGACACGGAAGACTCCACACGGCTGGCCGGCAGCCGTGACACGTGCGCGCGAAGATGAATGGGATTCCACCTGGCCGTGGAATCACGTGAGAGCGATGTGCCACTGCTTCGCCGGCAACGCTTGTGGACGCCGGACGTTACGCTGCTTGGCCGACGCAACAGCACAGTGAGATCGTGTCGACCGGGAGCGAACGGCGGCGTTCGCCCCCGGCGACGATGAACACAGTCTCGGAGCGCGGGGCGCTCGCAAGACGGTTTAGAACTTCACCCGCAGGCCCGCTTCGAAGTTATGGAAGGTGGCGCTGTCGGGATAAAAGATGCCGAACGGTTCGGCGGCGAAGGTGAGCGGATCCGTGTTATCGAAGAAGCGATAACCCGCGAACAACTCGGTGCGGCGGGTCAGCTCGTAGTTGACGCCAGCGCGGAATTGATAAGCGAACGCCACGTCGCTCGTCGTGTTGACGCCGAGCGTGGAGTTGCTGAATGGCGCGTCCGCGAAGAACGTCGGCAACAGGCTGTTGATCTCGGATTGGAACAGACCGATACCGCCGCCGACGTAGGGCTTCAGTCGGCCGCCGAAGTCGAAGTCGTGGTAGACGTTCAACATGAAGGCTTTGACGGAGATGTTGCCCGGCGATTCGCCAACGAAGGGGGCGAAGCCTGGGATACCCGCGCCCGCCAAGGCGACCTGCTGGTTGAAGTAGCTGTACTCGAATT
The nucleotide sequence above comes from Planctomycetia bacterium. Encoded proteins:
- a CDS encoding outer membrane beta-barrel protein, which gives rise to MSQKLSSRLLQLAGRVAPAALLVVGVSSASASYPSTAPINYGVIQPVEYRAYGEGEAEEAAPGELTSCSDCMSCDDNSCEACCTMPCYCWYVSLSGAWSNRETVHEEGDPTTFIEFNDGFNINVALGHEFDLFRVEFEYSYFNQQVALAGAGIPGFAPFVGESPGNISVKAFMLNVYHDFDFGGRLKPYVGGGIGLFQSEINSLLPTFFADAPFSNSTLGVNTTSDVAFAYQFRAGVNYELTRRTELFAGYRFFDNTDPLTFAAEPFGIFYPDSATFHNFEAGLRVKF
- a CDS encoding transporter — its product is MIACWWPTTANAQASVGNIGGAYPNATSGILAGTVPPKGHYWLMYHRFYHAPVTTDDFGNAQPVGFTLDTYVNAHRIVTVTDKKILGADFAWNFVVPIVWIDSEVTAYGIKDTAMTLADMNVEPFVIEWHEKQFDFGFVFGLFAPTAPYNSNQPALPGRDYWTLYPGLAGTYYFDEAKSWHISALSRYEFHTDRVSDGFHRGDDLSFEWGAGKSFQKQGATFGVSGYCSWQVTENEGNGAYPKDRAYGIGPEIQYFSTKWKLGYHLRHWFEFGARNRTEGEITTFTLVKPF
- a CDS encoding thiolase family protein codes for the protein MSHAYIIAAARTPIGKLCGSLASLSAPQLAAHALRACLERAGVSPDVIDEVILGQVLTAGAGQAPARQAALGAGLPPTVAALTVNKVCGSGLKAVMLADQAIRAGDARCVLAGGMESMSRAPHLSLNLRQGRRYGDETLVDSMIHDGLRCAIENWPMGAAADFIANEHGVTRAAQDAFALESHRRAAAAMSAHQFDAEVVSVTLKSKSGETVVTLDEGPRRDASLEGLAKLKPAFDPAGTVTAGNASQISDGAAALLVVSEDLAHRVNSPIKARILATATHGVAPKELFFAPVGAIEKVLRKAGVTIADVDLIELNEAFAAQCLACMNALQLPLEKTNAYGGAIALGHPIGASGARVLVTLLHALAAQDKAIGLASICLGGGEAVAMIVERM